One Chloroflexota bacterium DNA window includes the following coding sequences:
- a CDS encoding Rieske 2Fe-2S domain-containing protein: MTSTLSRPDRPPLARAATLPSRYYLDPDLLEREKERIFYRTWQLVARGEDLARVGDFVPGTIADEPIVITHGLDGQLRGFYNVCRHRAGQVALARGNRDR; this comes from the coding sequence ATGACCTCGACCCTGTCGCGGCCCGACCGGCCGCCGCTGGCCCGCGCCGCCACCCTGCCGTCGCGGTACTACCTGGATCCAGACCTGCTGGAGCGCGAGAAGGAGCGGATCTTCTATCGGACCTGGCAGCTGGTAGCCCGCGGTGAGGACCTGGCTCGGGTGGGGGACTTCGTGCCCGGCACGATCGCCGACGAGCCGATCGTCATCACCCACGGCCTCGACGGGCAGCTGCGCGGCTTCTACAACGTGTGCCGCCACCGGGCGGGGCAGGTGGCGCTGGCCAGGGGCAACCGCGACCGATGA